AGGCGCTGCAGGTGCTCGCGCGCGACCAGGGTGTAGATCTGGGTGGTGGACAGGCTGGCGTGGCCCAGCAGCAGCTGCAGCGCGCGCAGGTCGGCGCCGTGGTTGAGCAGGTGGGTGGCGAAGCTGTGGCGCAGGCCGTGCGGGGTCACCGTGCGCGGGTCGATCCCGGCGGCGGCGGCGTGGCGCTTGATCGCCCGCCAGAAGTCCTGGCGGGTGGGCGCGCTGCGGCTGGCGCCAATGAACAGCGGCACCTCGCCGCTGGCATCGGCCGGCACCGGGCGACCGCCGGTCAGCGCCGGGCGCGACTCCCGCAGGTAGCGTTCCAGCCAGTCCTGGGACTCCTCGCCCAGCGGCACCAGCCGCTCCTTGGAGCCCTTGCCGCGTACCCGGACCACCCCCTGGCGCAGGTTCACCGCGTTGGCCGGCAGGTTGACCAGCTCGCTCACGCGCAGGCCGGCGGCATACATCAGCTCGAGCATGGCACGGTCGCGCAGGCCTTCCGGGATGGACACGTCCGGCACCCCCAGCAGGGCCTCGACCTGCGACTCCGACATGGCCTTCGGCAGTGGCCGCGGCATCCGCGGCGGGTCGATCAGCGCGGCCGGATCGTCCTGGCGCACGCCGGCCAGGACCAGGTGCGCATAGAACGCGCGCAGGCAGGCACGCAGCCGGGCATTGCTGCGCGGGCCGTAGCCATGTCCCGCGCGCCAGGCCAGGTAGCCGAACAGGGCTTCGCGATCGGCACCCACCAGCCCGCCACCAGTGCCGTCGCGCCAGCGCGCCAGCAGTTCCAGGTCGCGGCGGTAGGCGTCCAGGCTGGCCCGGGCCAGGCCGCGCTCGGCCCAGGTGGCGTCGAGGAAGCGGGCGATGGCGCGCGCGTCGTCCTCGCGCAGCGGCGGCAGGGACATCGCCAGTTCGCGGCGCTCGGCCGGGGTGCGTGGCCTTGCGCTCACCGGGTGGTTCCGGCGAGGTGGTGGCATGGGAAGCGGCAGCTCATCGCCCACAGGATACGTCGCCGCGCCGCTATCCTTTGCGCCATGCAAGCCACCCCGCCTCCTGCTTCCGACGCCGCCACGACCACCGACGAGCGGCCTTCCGCCCTGGTCCCGTGGCGCCTGCTTTCGCTGTTCTACGACCTGTGGCCGGTGGTGGCGCTGTGGATGCTGGTGGCGATCCCGTTCGTGCTGGCCGACGTGGCCATGAGCGGCGGCGACACCCGCCACAACATCGAGCCTTTCAGCCTGATGGCGTGGATGGAGTGGATC
This genomic interval from Pseudoxanthomonas suwonensis 11-1 contains the following:
- the xerD gene encoding site-specific tyrosine recombinase XerD, producing the protein MPPPRRNHPVSARPRTPAERRELAMSLPPLREDDARAIARFLDATWAERGLARASLDAYRRDLELLARWRDGTGGGLVGADREALFGYLAWRAGHGYGPRSNARLRACLRAFYAHLVLAGVRQDDPAALIDPPRMPRPLPKAMSESQVEALLGVPDVSIPEGLRDRAMLELMYAAGLRVSELVNLPANAVNLRQGVVRVRGKGSKERLVPLGEESQDWLERYLRESRPALTGGRPVPADASGEVPLFIGASRSAPTRQDFWRAIKRHAAAAGIDPRTVTPHGLRHSFATHLLNHGADLRALQLLLGHASLSTTQIYTLVAREHLQRLHARHHPRG